A genomic region of Bacteroidales bacterium contains the following coding sequences:
- a CDS encoding glycosyltransferase family 2 protein produces METKPLISIISPVYGAAASLEELVQRIKASVGTITDNYEIILVEDHGPDTSWEIIEKLCASDPKIIGIRHSRNFGQQYALNCGLDHARSEWVVTLDCDLQDRPEEIINLYQKAQEGFDIVLASRQNRQDDFLKKFFSRIFYRLLSYLTNTRMDPSVANFAIYHHKVVDALRSMNDYYRYYPTMIHWVGFRLAKLPIAHAERPDGKGSSYNFRKRLTLAFDTIISFSDKPLRLTVKLGLLISLITALLAIVLVVRYFVKAEAVSGWTSTFLSIWFISGLIITILGMIGIYVGKIFENVKGRPTYIVGQRLNYHEK; encoded by the coding sequence ATGGAAACTAAGCCGCTAATCTCGATAATCAGCCCGGTGTATGGCGCAGCAGCGTCGTTAGAGGAGCTGGTGCAACGCATTAAGGCATCGGTCGGAACCATTACCGACAATTATGAAATCATCCTGGTGGAAGATCATGGTCCCGACACTTCGTGGGAGATCATCGAAAAACTCTGCGCCAGCGACCCCAAAATTATCGGCATCCGCCACAGCCGCAACTTCGGCCAGCAATATGCGCTCAACTGCGGTCTCGACCATGCCCGCAGCGAATGGGTAGTCACGCTCGACTGCGACCTGCAGGATCGCCCCGAAGAAATCATAAACCTTTACCAAAAGGCGCAGGAAGGCTTTGACATCGTATTGGCCAGCCGCCAAAACCGCCAGGACGACTTCCTGAAAAAGTTTTTCTCACGTATTTTCTATCGTCTGTTGAGCTATCTTACCAACACGCGTATGGATCCTTCGGTGGCCAATTTCGCCATTTATCATCACAAAGTTGTAGATGCCCTGCGCAGCATGAACGACTATTACCGCTACTATCCCACCATGATACATTGGGTGGGATTCCGCCTCGCCAAGCTTCCCATTGCCCACGCCGAAAGGCCCGACGGCAAAGGCTCTTCCTATAATTTTCGCAAACGCCTCACGCTGGCTTTCGACACCATCATTTCCTTCTCTGACAAACCCCTGCGCCTTACCGTAAAACTGGGGCTGCTTATCTCATTAATTACCGCCCTGCTGGCCATCGTGCTGGTGGTACGCTATTTTGTAAAAGCCGAGGCCGTGTCGGGATGGACGAGCACCTTCCTCTCCATCTGGTTCATTTCCGGGCTTATCATCACCATCCTGGGAATGATTGGAATTTATGTAGGTAAGATTTTTGAAAACGTAAAAGGACGCCCCACCTACATCGTCGGGCAGCGCCTGAACTATCACGAAAAGTAA
- a CDS encoding SDR family oxidoreductase, which produces MQKAIVIGSNGYLGRHLADYLQQQGFATALYDLQGKSLLPQQSYARLDITQSVDFDQLDATADFIFFMAGLTGTGAGFDRHEEFIRANETGLLNLLQWMRKSGCRARIVYPSTRLVYKGVKDYALKESDAKEAKTIYAVNKLAAENLLWMYHNAFDIDSTIFRICVPYGNVFGGGFSYGTIGFFISQAQQHGAITLFGDGSIRRTFTHVSDIAAAMVASIRQPNAENEIYNIGGENLSLLQAAQLVADKFGAQIKFVDWPELALRLESDDTVFDDSKLRKATGYNYRHTLAGWLGLGE; this is translated from the coding sequence ATGCAAAAAGCTATCGTCATCGGCAGCAATGGCTATCTGGGCCGGCATCTGGCTGATTATCTGCAGCAGCAAGGGTTTGCTACCGCTCTATACGACCTGCAGGGAAAATCGCTGCTTCCACAACAATCCTACGCCCGCCTCGACATCACCCAATCTGTAGACTTCGATCAGCTGGATGCGACCGCTGACTTCATCTTTTTTATGGCCGGGCTTACCGGTACCGGCGCAGGCTTCGACCGGCATGAGGAATTTATACGTGCTAACGAAACCGGCCTGCTCAACCTGCTGCAATGGATGCGCAAAAGTGGCTGCCGGGCGCGCATCGTCTATCCATCGACAAGGCTGGTTTATAAAGGTGTAAAAGATTATGCGCTGAAGGAATCCGACGCCAAAGAGGCCAAAACCATCTATGCCGTCAACAAGCTGGCTGCCGAAAATCTGCTCTGGATGTACCACAATGCTTTCGACATCGACTCCACCATATTTCGGATTTGTGTGCCTTATGGCAATGTGTTTGGCGGCGGCTTTTCGTACGGTACCATCGGGTTTTTTATCAGCCAGGCACAACAGCATGGCGCCATCACTCTTTTTGGTGACGGAAGCATCCGGCGCACGTTTACGCATGTATCGGATATTGCAGCGGCGATGGTTGCATCCATTAGGCAACCAAACGCGGAAAACGAAATTTATAATATCGGTGGCGAAAACCTCTCGCTGCTGCAGGCTGCACAACTGGTTGCTGATAAATTTGGTGCACAGATAAAATTTGTTGACTGGCCCGAACTGGCGCTCCGCCTCGAATCAGACGACACAGTTTTTGATGACAGCAAGCTGCGCAAGGCTACCGGATATAATTACCGGCACACACTGGCTGGGTGGCTGGGTCTGGGGGAGTGA